One region of Scophthalmus maximus strain ysfricsl-2021 chromosome 13, ASM2237912v1, whole genome shotgun sequence genomic DNA includes:
- the LOC118318839 gene encoding GDP-L-fucose synthase isoform X1, producing the protein MSMKVLVTGGSGLVGQAIQHVVKEERGAKEGEEWIFLSSKDADLMKAEETLALFQKHRPTHVIHLAAMVGGLYRNMKYNLDFWRNNVYINDNVLNAAHEVGAIKVVSCLSTCIFPDKTTYPIDETMLHNGPPHESNFGYSYAKRMIDIHNRAYFQEHGRFYTAVIPTNVFGPHDNFCIDDGHVVPGLIHKTYTAKKEGKPLVVWGSGKPRRQFIYSLDLARLFLWVLCDYKEVEPIILSVGEEDEVSIKEAADAVVQAMGFEGAVEYDTSKSDGQFKKTASNAKLCRYRPDFKFTPFKQAMKETCDWFVANYDTARK; encoded by the exons ATGTCGATGAAGGTGCTGGTGACGGGAGGGTCCGGCCTGGTGGGCCAGGCCATACAGCATGTGGTCAAAGAGGAGCGGGGAGccaaggagggggaggagtggatcttcctctcctccaagGATGCCGACCTCAT GAAAGCAGAGGAGACGCTGGCACTGTTCCAGAAGCATCGGCCGACCCACGTCATCCACCTGGCCGCTATGGTCGGAGGACTTTACAGGAACATGAAGTACAACCTGGACTTTTGG AGGAACAATGTGTACATCAACGATAACGTGCTGAACGCGGCACACGAAGTGGGCGCCATCAAGGTGGTGTCGTGCCTGTCCACCTGCATCTTTCCAGATAAGACCACCTATCCCATCGACGAGACCATG CTCCACAACGGTCCACCTCACGAGTCAAACTTCGGTTATTCCTATGCAAAGAGAATGATCGATATTCATAACAG ggcGTACTTTCAGGAGCACGGCCGCTTCTACACAGCTGTGATCCCCACCAACGTGTTTGGGCCTCATGACAACTTTTGCATCGACGACGGTCATGTGGTGCCCGGTCTCATCCACAAGACGTACACCGCTAAAA AGGAGGGAAAGCCCCTCGTGGTCTGGGGCTCTGGAAAGCCTCGACGACAGTTCATCTACTCTCTGGACCTGgctcgtctcttcctctgggTCTTGTGCGACTACAAGGAGGTGGAACCGATCATCCTCTCGG ttggagaggaagacgaggtgTCCATCAAGGAGGCGGCGGACGCAGTCGTCCAGGCGATGGGCTTCGAAGGGGCAGTTGAA TACGACACCAGTAAATCTGATGGCCAATTCAAAAAGACGGCGAGCAACGCCAAGCTGTGCCGCTACCGTCCAGACTTCAAATTCACGCCCTTCAAACAAg CTATGAAGGAAACCTGCGATTGGTTTGTCGCCAACTACGACACCGCCCGCAAGTGA
- the LOC118318839 gene encoding GDP-L-fucose synthase isoform X2: MSMKVLVTGGSGLVGQAIQHVVKEERGAKEGEEWIFLSSKDADLMKAEETLALFQKHRPTHVIHLAAMVGGLYRNMKYNLDFWRNNVYINDNVLNAAHEVGAIKVVSCLSTCIFPDKTTYPIDETMLHNGPPHESNFGYSYAKRMIDIHNRAYFQEHGRFYTAVIPTNVFGPHDNFCIDDGHVVPGLIHKTYTAKRLHINQRRESPSWSGALESLDDSSSTLWTWLVSSSGSCATTRRWNRSSSRLERKTRCPSRRRRTQSSRRWASKGQLNTTPVNLMANSKRRRATPSCAATVQTSNSRPSNKL; encoded by the exons ATGTCGATGAAGGTGCTGGTGACGGGAGGGTCCGGCCTGGTGGGCCAGGCCATACAGCATGTGGTCAAAGAGGAGCGGGGAGccaaggagggggaggagtggatcttcctctcctccaagGATGCCGACCTCAT GAAAGCAGAGGAGACGCTGGCACTGTTCCAGAAGCATCGGCCGACCCACGTCATCCACCTGGCCGCTATGGTCGGAGGACTTTACAGGAACATGAAGTACAACCTGGACTTTTGG AGGAACAATGTGTACATCAACGATAACGTGCTGAACGCGGCACACGAAGTGGGCGCCATCAAGGTGGTGTCGTGCCTGTCCACCTGCATCTTTCCAGATAAGACCACCTATCCCATCGACGAGACCATG CTCCACAACGGTCCACCTCACGAGTCAAACTTCGGTTATTCCTATGCAAAGAGAATGATCGATATTCATAACAG ggcGTACTTTCAGGAGCACGGCCGCTTCTACACAGCTGTGATCCCCACCAACGTGTTTGGGCCTCATGACAACTTTTGCATCGACGACGGTCATGTGGTGCCCGGTCTCATCCACAAGACGTACACCGCTAAAA GGCTCCACATTAATCAG AGGAGGGAAAGCCCCTCGTGGTCTGGGGCTCTGGAAAGCCTCGACGACAGTTCATCTACTCTCTGGACCTGgctcgtctcttcctctgggTCTTGTGCGACTACAAGGAGGTGGAACCGATCATCCTCTCGG ttggagaggaagacgaggtgTCCATCAAGGAGGCGGCGGACGCAGTCGTCCAGGCGATGGGCTTCGAAGGGGCAGTTGAA TACGACACCAGTAAATCTGATGGCCAATTCAAAAAGACGGCGAGCAACGCCAAGCTGTGCCGCTACCGTCCAGACTTCAAATTCACGCCCTTCAAACAAg CTATGA
- the bmb gene encoding protein brambleberry: MGRLPIRRLRCLLLMVALACRCPAASGLFDWLRRTEAPPASPPPPPPAAADVAPALLAKDARFEMATVDEKFLAEAKQMELSPLDGCHHKVVARLRASCDSLSEEQLAKLGAELFNCQAESEGRGTFPCTDQMSLKECTADMDSDTWNAYHIVSNRARSVCYATRQQLFRRRAELTVNALISTATSQLDAMKDLKDGQLELRELTAASLDKLLDGHSALQSQQGRLSEGQGQMESSLKNNLERLGQEKALIASGQELVARLIQGITKRMENVSEHLQVHGSEVQDGHRAIVKDLADVRHQAQDIYQKIDHSMSEFLQYQDQTSQYYADLMDKLERMNSTLGFMLHYMDDMQRRIGERLHVIQGYLGWAGLSLTAMWTCVAHATYFVLCAVLLTFLRCPGFSRAVLLLTVPLNAAAELHQQPALDLRGLSLLLLALSLGHWFVNRLWACFRLGGKPAAPLPLAPCAAAEPQRHQVPSCRSYPPSSTPQKDETDELVERDDSFLSGNLGMSAVSPPPRHRKPMPESRFVPIIGGSDNQSTPRLSSRLQSTAPPIDNIPPRNLGGIFDAVNDSRDFANDSRSASPTPSLVSNSSVSGRQLCNGITKTGKACKKRAVLGQEYCRVHEGGHASYVHS; the protein is encoded by the exons ATGGGCCGTCTCCCGATCCGCCGCCTTCGTTGTCTCCTGCTGATGGTGGCGTTGGCCTGTCGGTGTCCTGCAGCCAGTGGCCTGTTTGATTGGCTGCGGCGGACGGAGGCTCCAcccgcttctcctcctcctcctcctccagcagcagctgacgtcgCTCCGGCGCTTCTCGCAAAGGACGCTCGGTTTGAAATGGCCACGGTGGACGAGAAGTTTCTGGCCGAGGCGAAGCAGATGGAGCTGAGCCCGTTGGACGGATGTCACCACAAG GTGGTCGCCCGGCTGCGGGCGAGCTGCGACAGCCTCTCGGAGGAGCAGCTCGCGAAGCTCGGCGCGGAACTGTTCAACTGCCAGGCGGAGAGCGAGGGCCGTGGGACCTTCCCCTGCACAGACCAAATG TCTTTGAAGGAGTGCACGGCGGACATGGACTCGGACACGTGGAACGCCTACCACATAGTGAGCAACCGGGCGCGCTCCGTCTGCTACGCGACTCGCCAGCAGCTGTTCCGGCGCCGGGCCGAGCTCACGGTCAACGCTCTGATCTCCACCGCCACCAGCCAGCTGGACGCCATGAAGGACCTGAAG GACGGCCAGCTGGAGTTGCGGGAGCTGACGGCCGCCTCCCTGGACAAGCTGCTGGACGGCCACAGCGCGCTGCAGAGCCAGCAGGGGCGGCTGTCCGAAGGCCAGGGGCAAATGGAGAGCTCGCTGAAGAACAACCTGGAGCGTCTGGGTCAGGAGAAGGCCCTCATCGCCTCCGGACAGGAGCTGGTGGCGCGGCTCATTCAGGGCATCACAAAGAGAATGG AGAACGTGAGCGAGCATCTGCAGGTCCACGGCTCGGAGGTGCAGGACGGCCACAGGGCCATCGTCAAGGACCTCGCTGACGTCCGACACCAAGCTCAAGACATCTACCAGAAGatag ACCACAGCATGTCGGAGTTCCTGCAGTACCAGGACCAGACGTCGCAGTACTACGCCGACCTGATGGACAAGCTGGAGCGCATGAACAGCACGCTGGGGTTCATGCTGCACTACATGGACGACATGCAGCGCCGCATAGGGGAGAGACTCCACGTGATCCAGGGCTACCTGGGCTGGGCAG GTTTGAGCCTGACGGCCATGTGGACGTGCGTCGCGCACGCCACCTACTTCGTGCTGTGCGCGGTGCTGCTGACGTTCCTGCGTTGTCCCGGTTTCTCCCGAGCGGTGCTGCTGCTCACCGTGCCGCTCAACGCGGCGGCCGAGCTCCACCAGCAGCCGGCGCTGGATCTCCGCGGcctcagcctgctgctgctcgcgcTCTCTCTGG GTCACTGGTTCGTCAATCGGCTGTGGGCGTGTTTCCGTCTCGGAGGCAAGCCGGCGGCCCCGCTGCCGCTGGCCCCGTGTGCTGCAGCGGAGCCGCAGAGGCACCAAGTTCCATCCTGCCGCTCGTATCCACCGTCCTCCACTCCGCAGAA AGATGAAACGGACGAGCTCGTGGAGCGCGACGACAGCTTCCTGTCAG GAAACCTCGGCATGTCCgcagtgtctcctcctcctcgtcacagGAAGCCGATGCCGGAGTCCAGGTTTGTGCCGATAATCGGCGGATCCGACAACCAGTCGACTCCGAGACTCTCGTCGCGGCTCCAGTCAACAGCG CCTCCGATTGACAACATACCTCCGAGGAACTTGGGGGGAATCTTTGACGCTGTGAACGACTCGCGCGATTTCGCGAATGACTCCCGGAGCGCGAGTCCGACCCCGTCGCTCGTCAGCAACAG CTCTGTGTCGGGCCGTCAGCTGTGCAATGGAATCACCAAGACGGGGAAGGCCTGTAAGAAGAGAGCCGTGCTGGGACAGGAGTACTGCCGAGTCCACGAAGGAGGACACGCCTCCTACGTTCACTCCTGA